A DNA window from Staphylococcus warneri contains the following coding sequences:
- a CDS encoding peptide-methionine (S)-S-oxide reductase gives METVYVAGGCLWGVQAFFKTIPGIVSTEAGRANGITSNLNGEYDGYAECVKLTFDPDSLTIRNIMSYLFEVIDPYSLNQQGQDIGEKYRTGLYSENTKHLNEAQTFINEREDRAHIVVEVLPLSNYVKSAPEHQDRLEHYPEDYHMCHIPMHMLNKYK, from the coding sequence ATGGAAACAGTATATGTTGCTGGAGGTTGCTTATGGGGTGTTCAAGCTTTTTTTAAAACTATACCAGGTATCGTATCAACTGAAGCAGGAAGGGCTAATGGAATAACATCGAATTTGAATGGTGAATACGATGGTTATGCTGAATGTGTAAAGTTAACATTTGATCCGGATAGTTTAACTATTCGTAACATTATGTCATATCTTTTTGAGGTAATTGATCCGTATAGTTTGAATCAGCAAGGTCAAGATATAGGTGAGAAATATAGAACAGGATTATATAGTGAAAATACGAAACATTTGAATGAAGCGCAAACCTTTATTAATGAGCGAGAGGATAGGGCTCATATTGTAGTGGAAGTCTTACCTCTGTCTAACTATGTGAAAAGCGCGCCCGAACATCAAGATAGATTGGAACATTATCCTGAAGATTATCATATGTGTCATATACCTATGCATATGTTAAATAAATATAAATAA
- a CDS encoding C47 family peptidase, producing MHHSYKHISFKLISILLFAILLLSTIAFTDLNKSYAAQKSNQLEINVKNDKVPQKVQNLAQQQYKGYAQALDKQKNSQTGDYQLGEAFKIYKFNGEEDNSYYYPVLKDGKIIYTLTISPKNEADLKQSKENANYSVKISNFIAKDLEEIKDKHTNITILTDEKGFYFEENGQVRLVKATPLPTNIKNKENSQHMSSHLKQQLKATSEPTKINENQAAEANQDNQVQYENTLKNFKIREQQFDNSWCAGFSMAALLNATKNTDKYNAHDIMRTLYPNVSEEELPQFSTNPHQMIKYGNSQGRDIQHQSGMPSYNQIDQLTKDNKGAMILAHSVENNPNDPHLGHAMAVVGNAKINNEDKLIFWNPWDTDLSIQDADSNLLHLSFNRDYTWDDTMIGY from the coding sequence ATGCATCATTCATATAAACATATATCGTTTAAATTAATAAGTATTCTCTTATTCGCCATACTCTTATTATCAACCATTGCTTTTACTGACCTTAACAAATCTTATGCTGCACAGAAGTCCAATCAACTAGAAATTAATGTTAAAAATGATAAAGTCCCTCAAAAAGTTCAGAATCTAGCACAACAACAATATAAAGGCTATGCTCAAGCACTAGATAAACAAAAAAATAGCCAAACTGGTGACTATCAATTAGGCGAAGCATTTAAAATCTATAAATTTAATGGTGAAGAAGATAATAGTTATTATTATCCAGTATTAAAAGATGGCAAAATTATTTATACATTAACGATTAGCCCTAAAAATGAAGCTGATTTAAAACAATCTAAAGAAAATGCAAACTATAGTGTTAAAATCTCAAATTTCATCGCTAAAGATTTAGAAGAAATTAAAGACAAACACACAAATATAACGATTTTAACTGATGAAAAAGGCTTCTACTTCGAAGAAAATGGACAAGTTAGATTAGTTAAAGCCACACCGCTTCCTACAAACATCAAAAATAAAGAAAATAGCCAACATATGTCATCTCATCTTAAACAACAACTTAAAGCCACATCTGAGCCAACAAAAATAAATGAAAATCAAGCAGCTGAAGCCAACCAAGACAATCAAGTTCAATATGAAAACACGTTAAAAAACTTCAAAATAAGAGAACAACAATTTGATAATTCATGGTGTGCTGGTTTTAGTATGGCAGCCCTACTGAATGCCACTAAGAATACAGATAAATATAATGCACACGATATTATGAGAACACTATACCCAAATGTTAGCGAAGAAGAATTACCACAATTCTCAACTAACCCACATCAAATGATTAAATACGGTAATTCACAAGGTAGAGACATTCAACATCAAAGTGGCATGCCTTCTTATAATCAAATTGATCAATTAACTAAAGATAATAAAGGCGCTATGATATTAGCTCATAGTGTTGAGAATAATCCTAATGATCCTCATCTTGGTCACGCTATGGCAGTTGTCGGTAATGCTAAAATTAATAATGAAGACAAACTGATTTTCTGGAATCCATGGGATACTGATTTATCTATTCAAGATGCAGACTCTAATTTACTTCATTTATCATTCAACAGAGACTATACATGGGACGACACAATGATAGGTTATTAA
- a CDS encoding LLM class flavin-dependent oxidoreductase, translating to MKIELGLTSFADNSAIHMPEGSELPISNAQRIRNIVEEIELADQLGLDIYGLGEHHRKDYAVSDPVTVLAAAAARTSHIKLSSAVTVLSSDDPVRVYERFSTLDAVSNGRAEVMIGRGSFIESFPLFGYNLNDYEDLFNEKLQMLLKINKHEIINWEGKLRPSVENTGVYPRIEHGELPISIATGGTPESSLRAGAFGLPITYAIIGGNPKRFARNIEIYKSVAESYGHDPSQLPISVHSWGYIADTDEQAKREFFPSLKAHQDVLGRERGWPPFDEQAFEREIGSEGAIYLGSPETVAQKIIETVETLGLNRFMIHTPVGSMPHEKTMHSIRLFGEKVKPIVDKYFEDK from the coding sequence ATGAAAATTGAATTAGGATTAACTTCATTTGCCGATAATAGTGCGATTCATATGCCGGAAGGATCAGAACTTCCTATCTCAAATGCACAACGAATTAGAAATATCGTAGAAGAAATAGAATTGGCTGATCAACTAGGCTTAGATATCTATGGCTTAGGCGAACATCATCGTAAAGATTACGCTGTGTCAGATCCAGTAACTGTGTTAGCTGCTGCAGCTGCACGTACTTCACATATCAAACTATCATCAGCTGTTACTGTTTTATCATCTGATGACCCAGTCAGAGTATATGAGCGCTTCTCTACATTAGATGCTGTATCTAATGGTCGAGCTGAAGTAATGATAGGTAGAGGATCATTTATTGAATCTTTCCCATTATTTGGTTACAACTTAAATGACTATGAAGATTTATTTAATGAAAAACTTCAAATGCTATTAAAAATTAATAAGCATGAAATCATCAATTGGGAAGGTAAATTACGTCCTAGCGTTGAAAACACAGGTGTTTATCCTAGAATAGAACATGGCGAATTACCGATTTCTATCGCTACAGGTGGTACACCTGAATCATCATTACGAGCAGGTGCATTTGGTTTACCAATCACTTATGCTATTATTGGTGGTAATCCTAAACGGTTCGCACGTAATATAGAAATTTACAAATCTGTTGCTGAATCATATGGACATGATCCATCTCAATTACCAATATCTGTACATTCTTGGGGATATATTGCTGACACTGATGAGCAAGCTAAACGCGAATTCTTCCCTTCATTAAAAGCCCATCAAGATGTACTTGGTAGAGAACGTGGTTGGCCACCTTTCGATGAACAAGCCTTTGAAAGAGAAATTGGAAGTGAAGGTGCGATATACTTAGGTAGCCCTGAAACGGTCGCACAAAAAATTATTGAAACTGTAGAAACTCTAGGTCTTAATCGTTTTATGATTCATACACCAGTTGGATCAATGCCTCATGAAAAAACAATGCATTCCATTCGTCTTTTCGGGGAAAAGGTTAAACCTATAGTAGATAAATATTTTGAAGATAAATAG
- a CDS encoding MFS transporter, producing MNFYKLVFPGIAMIATIYGLGRFSFGLFLPDISNDLKLSASSAGLISSLFYLSYCFTIVYATLRTAKTGPKYMIMLASMLVILGLFMISISPNALTLSLGVLLAGASSGLISPPYGYAISLWIKWEEQGKANTWINSGTSLGLVFTGITAMLVFIDWRTTYLIYGVIAILITVWNFFVIPSLKHSLKIYPGSLNILDISASKRIIMASTILGFSTAPFWTFSKSYVQQTDHYSPIALSIFWILIGVAGIFGGISGHIIDQYGIQFAYFFGVILMSVASILLALTPIVWIVPFLSSLIFGVSYIFITGVLLVWGVKIFVKNASLGIGIPFLMLAVGQVLGSMVAGPFIEDLGYTMTFIIYGLIGLVALLLFPKVEVQPPKVNIDGDYTELQKVNKDLL from the coding sequence ATGAATTTCTATAAATTAGTTTTTCCTGGCATTGCCATGATTGCCACCATTTATGGATTAGGTCGATTTAGCTTTGGGCTATTTCTTCCTGATATATCTAATGATTTAAAACTTAGTGCTTCTAGTGCAGGACTCATTTCATCTTTATTCTATTTGTCATATTGTTTTACTATCGTCTATGCAACATTGAGAACTGCCAAAACGGGGCCAAAATACATGATTATGTTAGCTAGTATGTTAGTCATATTAGGTTTATTTATGATAAGCATTTCACCTAATGCCTTAACACTGTCATTAGGTGTTTTACTCGCTGGCGCAAGTTCTGGATTAATCTCTCCACCTTATGGTTACGCCATTTCTTTATGGATTAAATGGGAAGAACAAGGTAAGGCCAATACTTGGATTAATTCTGGTACGAGTTTAGGCTTAGTATTCACTGGTATCACTGCGATGTTAGTATTTATTGATTGGCGAACAACATATTTAATCTATGGTGTGATCGCCATACTCATTACTGTTTGGAATTTTTTCGTTATTCCATCTTTAAAACATAGTTTAAAAATCTATCCAGGTTCTTTAAATATTTTAGATATTAGTGCAAGTAAAAGAATCATTATGGCTTCCACTATATTAGGTTTTTCAACTGCACCATTTTGGACTTTCTCAAAATCATATGTTCAACAAACAGACCATTATTCTCCAATCGCCTTATCAATTTTTTGGATTCTAATCGGTGTAGCTGGCATTTTTGGTGGGATTTCTGGCCATATCATTGATCAATATGGTATTCAATTTGCCTACTTTTTTGGTGTTATCTTAATGTCAGTTGCTTCTATTCTCTTAGCCTTAACACCTATCGTGTGGATAGTGCCTTTCCTTTCATCATTAATCTTTGGTGTGAGTTATATTTTTATTACAGGTGTACTACTCGTTTGGGGTGTGAAGATATTTGTGAAGAACGCCTCATTAGGAATCGGAATACCATTTTTAATGTTAGCTGTTGGGCAAGTGCTAGGATCTATGGTAGCAGGACCATTTATTGAAGATTTAGGTTATACAATGACCTTTATTATATATGGTTTAATTGGTTTAGTCGCTTTATTACTATTTCCAAAAGTTGAGGTACAACCTCCAAAAGTAAACATTGATGGCGACTATACAGAACTACAAAAAGTAAATAAAGATTTACTATAG
- a CDS encoding trypsin-like serine peptidase — MKVKFFTASSLLIATLTSATLINPVHAETTSSTDNHQQTTQSQQQKTPKIDKGNNVKPVEKKERANVILPNNDRHQINDTTLGHYAPITFVQVQSNEGTFIASGVVVGKDKLLTNKHVVDATHGNPRALKAFPSAVNQNNYPNGGFTGEQITKYPGNADLAIVKFSPNNQNQNIGEVVTPATLSDNADTSQNQPITVTGYPGDKPLATMWESRGKITQIQGEDMHYDLSTTGGNSGSPVFNSRNEVIGIHWGGAANSYNGAVFINNNVQNFLKQNIEDIHFSNSDNNDDNDNNNGTDDNNNNNNDNPDAA; from the coding sequence ATGAAAGTTAAGTTTTTTACAGCAAGTTCTTTGTTAATTGCTACTTTGACATCAGCGACATTAATTAATCCGGTACATGCAGAAACGACATCATCAACCGATAATCACCAACAAACCACACAATCTCAACAACAAAAGACACCGAAGATTGATAAAGGTAATAACGTCAAACCTGTTGAAAAGAAAGAACGCGCAAATGTCATACTACCTAACAATGATCGACATCAAATTAATGATACAACGTTAGGTCACTATGCTCCTATTACTTTCGTTCAAGTTCAATCAAACGAAGGTACATTTATCGCATCAGGCGTTGTTGTAGGTAAAGACAAACTTTTAACTAACAAGCATGTTGTAGATGCAACTCACGGAAATCCACGCGCTTTAAAAGCCTTCCCTTCTGCAGTTAATCAAAATAATTATCCAAATGGCGGTTTTACTGGAGAACAAATCACTAAATATCCAGGTAATGCAGACTTAGCCATCGTTAAATTCTCACCTAATAACCAAAATCAAAATATTGGTGAAGTTGTTACACCAGCCACTTTAAGTGACAATGCGGACACAAGTCAAAATCAACCTATTACTGTAACTGGTTATCCAGGAGATAAACCACTTGCTACTATGTGGGAAAGTAGAGGTAAAATTACTCAAATTCAAGGTGAAGACATGCACTATGACTTAAGTACAACTGGTGGTAATTCAGGTTCACCTGTATTCAATAGCCGTAACGAAGTCATTGGTATTCATTGGGGTGGCGCAGCTAATAGCTATAATGGCGCTGTCTTTATCAACAACAATGTTCAAAACTTCTTAAAACAAAATATTGAAGATATTCATTTCTCAAATAGCGACAATAATGACGACAATGATAACAATAATGGCACAGACGATAATAACAATAATAACAACGATAATCCAGACGCAGCGTAA
- a CDS encoding cysteine protease inhibitor staphostatin B, whose amino-acid sequence MYQLHFIHINDDALTLTKSKQDTIHLFLGNWINPSAQKSISIQTGVDTNHNQYQILQIDTEHQRIKLTSEEDPQLVYILDYEDTNHIFIQTSVKNSYGTSRPIRYEKF is encoded by the coding sequence ATGTATCAACTCCACTTTATTCATATTAATGACGACGCACTTACACTCACAAAGTCAAAGCAAGACACCATTCACTTATTTTTAGGCAATTGGATTAACCCATCAGCCCAAAAATCTATTAGCATTCAAACTGGCGTTGATACGAATCACAATCAATATCAAATTCTTCAAATTGATACCGAACATCAACGTATTAAACTGACTTCTGAAGAAGATCCTCAACTCGTGTATATTTTAGACTACGAAGATACAAACCATATATTCATACAAACATCAGTTAAAAATTCGTATGGCACGTCAAGACCCATAAGATACGAAAAATTCTAA
- the phnE gene encoding phosphonate ABC transporter, permease protein PhnE, producing MTAPVQQKYDTYLKRKMSLKTSFTFVLLIALIVWSFIYTGFNVGDLMVGLPQIGDLFAQMIPPDMSYLSQITQPMLDTIRMAIVSTVLGSIVSILVALLCASNIVQKKWINIPARFVLNIVRTIPDLLLAAIFVAVFGIGQIPGILALFILTICIIGKLLYESLETIDPGPMEAMTAVGANKVTWIVYGVVPQAISSFASYVLYAFEVNIRASAVLGLVGAGGIGLFYDQTLGLFQYPKTASIILFTLVIVVIIDYVSTKVREQLA from the coding sequence ATGACCGCACCAGTACAACAAAAATATGATACATATTTAAAGCGGAAAATGTCGCTCAAGACAAGTTTTACATTTGTATTACTCATCGCGTTAATTGTTTGGAGTTTTATTTATACAGGCTTTAATGTTGGGGACTTAATGGTTGGCTTACCTCAAATAGGTGATTTGTTTGCCCAAATGATTCCGCCTGATATGAGCTACTTAAGTCAAATTACACAACCCATGTTAGACACAATTAGAATGGCGATTGTCAGTACTGTATTAGGAAGCATCGTGTCTATTCTAGTCGCATTATTATGCGCCAGTAATATAGTACAGAAGAAATGGATTAATATACCTGCACGATTTGTATTGAATATTGTCCGTACGATTCCAGATTTACTACTTGCGGCGATATTTGTTGCTGTGTTTGGTATTGGTCAAATTCCAGGTATTTTAGCGTTATTTATTTTAACGATTTGTATCATAGGTAAGCTATTATACGAATCGTTAGAAACGATAGATCCAGGACCTATGGAAGCGATGACGGCGGTAGGTGCAAATAAGGTGACATGGATAGTTTATGGTGTGGTGCCACAAGCGATATCATCATTTGCCTCATATGTACTTTATGCATTCGAAGTAAATATACGTGCTTCAGCCGTGCTAGGTTTAGTAGGAGCGGGTGGCATTGGATTGTTTTACGATCAAACATTAGGTCTATTTCAATATCCGAAAACCGCTAGCATTATTTTATTCACGTTGGTTATCGTAGTCATCATTGATTACGTTAGTACGAAAGTGAGGGAACAACTCGCATGA
- a CDS encoding TetR/AcrR family transcriptional regulator, with product MTTSTQKRMIKHINQTVFELLNDYHFDEITVQKICDAAEINRSTFYRYFQDKYDLLYSLTEYMKEALDLDSLHQHGSTDALESFISFINTHKPVFKHLLVASRQDDVFRSLTQFCSEKILEGAECNNDLLAHKIMNSDHPQLIADFYSSGLIEIIRRWVENNYSYSEEEILSALHDTLDFSRPVDHVSTN from the coding sequence ATGACGACATCTACACAAAAACGTATGATAAAACATATTAATCAAACAGTTTTTGAATTATTAAATGACTATCACTTTGATGAAATCACTGTACAGAAAATATGTGATGCTGCTGAAATTAATCGCAGTACATTTTATCGATATTTCCAAGATAAATATGACTTACTATACTCATTAACAGAATATATGAAGGAAGCACTCGATTTAGATTCTTTACATCAGCACGGTTCAACAGATGCATTAGAATCATTTATCTCTTTCATCAATACACATAAACCAGTATTTAAACATTTACTTGTCGCATCAAGACAAGACGATGTCTTTCGTAGTTTGACTCAATTCTGTAGTGAGAAAATATTAGAAGGTGCTGAGTGTAATAACGATTTATTAGCACATAAAATTATGAACAGCGATCATCCACAATTAATTGCTGATTTTTATAGTAGTGGACTCATTGAAATTATAAGAAGATGGGTTGAGAATAATTACAGTTACTCAGAAGAAGAAATTTTATCAGCATTACACGATACACTTGATTTTTCTCGCCCTGTTGATCATGTTTCTACCAACTAA
- a CDS encoding TetR/AcrR family transcriptional regulator — MSKKKQDLLEVAERLFYEHGFRGVGLKQIIQEANVATMTLYNHFDSKEKLVEAVLQQREMRYWQYLEDGVHQSPQQPFIAAVDAHCKWLKDYSYTGDMFIRAIEDYSDTDNNIEAIARGHKERLLTYLENLANRSNFKNGRDLAIRYTLLMEGTTSMTTLLGVDEATKHARYVAHLFIDEATKYN; from the coding sequence ATGTCCAAGAAAAAGCAAGATTTATTAGAAGTAGCAGAACGCTTATTTTACGAACATGGCTTTCGTGGTGTCGGATTAAAGCAAATTATTCAAGAAGCCAATGTAGCTACTATGACACTCTATAACCACTTTGACTCTAAAGAAAAACTAGTCGAAGCCGTGCTTCAACAACGAGAAATGCGTTACTGGCAATACTTAGAAGACGGTGTTCATCAATCCCCACAACAACCATTCATTGCTGCAGTAGATGCACACTGTAAGTGGTTGAAAGATTATTCGTACACTGGTGATATGTTTATTCGTGCGATTGAAGACTATAGCGATACCGATAATAATATCGAAGCTATCGCACGTGGACATAAAGAACGATTATTAACTTATCTTGAAAATTTAGCCAACCGTTCTAATTTTAAAAATGGACGCGATTTAGCTATTAGATATACCTTGCTAATGGAAGGTACAACCTCTATGACTACCCTTTTAGGTGTCGATGAAGCAACCAAACATGCACGCTACGTTGCCCACCTATTTATCGATGAAGCAACTAAATATAATTAA
- a CDS encoding flavin reductase family protein encodes MNYSPKQGTKSHGLPHDPFKSSTVPRPIGWISTVSKDGKDNLAPYSQYQNLTWDPPMVMFAANQSVLGDHERKDTVKNAEETGWFVWNMATYDLREAVNLSSKALAPDEDEFDYAGVTKESCIEAPGYRVKESPVHFECEYVQTIRIPTGDPVSTVDIVIGRVAQVHIDDKVITEDGKLDIPSIRPIARLGYYDYTVVDQVFEMKAPYASKEELAGLEGRNFDNKNDD; translated from the coding sequence ATGAATTATTCACCAAAGCAAGGCACTAAATCTCATGGATTGCCACATGATCCATTTAAAAGTAGTACAGTACCAAGACCTATCGGTTGGATATCTACAGTTTCGAAAGATGGTAAAGATAATCTAGCACCTTATAGCCAATACCAAAATTTAACTTGGGACCCACCTATGGTTATGTTTGCGGCGAATCAGTCAGTATTAGGTGATCACGAACGTAAAGATACTGTGAAAAATGCTGAAGAGACGGGTTGGTTTGTATGGAATATGGCGACATATGATTTAAGAGAAGCGGTTAATTTATCATCTAAAGCATTAGCACCCGACGAAGATGAATTTGACTACGCTGGGGTTACTAAAGAATCATGTATTGAAGCACCCGGATACAGAGTGAAAGAGTCTCCAGTGCATTTCGAATGTGAATATGTTCAAACAATTCGCATACCAACTGGTGATCCTGTATCTACAGTGGATATTGTGATTGGGCGTGTTGCCCAAGTGCATATCGATGATAAAGTCATCACTGAAGATGGAAAATTAGATATTCCATCTATTCGTCCAATTGCACGTTTAGGATATTATGATTATACAGTTGTTGATCAAGTATTCGAAATGAAAGCACCTTATGCTTCTAAAGAAGAATTAGCAGGATTAGAAGGTAGAAATTTCGATAATAAAAATGATGACTAA
- the phnE gene encoding phosphonate ABC transporter, permease protein PhnE, with protein sequence MTTKETQYPLHTKNHRKKLIKQWLIAIVVVSIIIWAFSGVPSLELKSKSIEILKAIFNGLFHPDLKYIYIPEGEDLLKGLLETFAIAVIGTFIAAIICIPLAFLGAQNMVKLRPVSGISKFILSVIRVFPEIVMALIFIKAVGPGSFSGVLALGIHSVGMLGKLLAEDIESLDFSAVESLKASGANKMKTLVFAVIPQILPSFLSLILYRFELNLRSASILGLIGAGGIGTPLIFAIQTRSWDRVGIILIGLVVMVAIVDLISGAIRKRIV encoded by the coding sequence ATGACGACTAAAGAAACGCAATATCCATTACACACTAAAAATCATCGAAAAAAGTTGATTAAACAATGGCTCATTGCAATTGTAGTAGTGAGTATAATTATTTGGGCTTTTTCAGGTGTGCCAAGTTTAGAACTCAAAAGTAAATCTATTGAAATTTTAAAAGCTATTTTTAATGGTTTGTTTCACCCAGATTTAAAATATATTTATATTCCTGAAGGTGAAGATTTATTAAAAGGGCTATTAGAAACATTTGCTATAGCAGTAATTGGTACTTTTATAGCAGCTATTATTTGTATTCCACTTGCATTTTTAGGTGCTCAAAATATGGTGAAATTACGACCTGTTTCAGGCATAAGCAAATTTATATTAAGTGTTATTCGAGTATTTCCAGAAATCGTGATGGCATTAATTTTTATTAAAGCGGTAGGTCCTGGTTCATTTTCAGGTGTTTTGGCACTCGGTATTCATTCAGTTGGCATGTTAGGGAAATTATTGGCAGAAGATATCGAGAGTTTGGATTTTAGCGCCGTAGAATCATTAAAAGCCAGTGGTGCTAATAAAATGAAAACATTAGTGTTTGCAGTTATTCCACAGATTTTACCATCATTTTTATCATTAATCCTTTATCGATTTGAATTGAATTTACGTTCTGCTTCGATTCTTGGATTAATAGGTGCTGGTGGTATTGGGACACCACTTATCTTTGCAATTCAAACTCGTTCTTGGGACCGTGTAGGTATAATATTAATTGGACTTGTAGTCATGGTAGCAATCGTTGATTTGATTTCTGGCGCAATACGTAAACGCATCGTTTAA
- a CDS encoding MFS transporter, which yields MEEQRHYNLITTILFFSGIIVMGSLYTALPLTAAFAHSFHIPQSVATLNGVIFSIMYSISCLFYGTISDKYGRIKTILIGLSGLTIICFIIGFVQSFSLLLIMRAIQGIFAATFSPVAITYTTETYPAKKRVTAISFISTSFMLSGVLGQNLSELIVHHLNWHWVYFTLTVLYLCLIFVIYRYVPESPRRNADVQLLKFFNNFKDFRDNLKVLYCLFISFTLLIMFISMYAILNLYILSDKVNGDMSTASLVKLFGVIGMLVSLLGGRLSGRIGIKRVISLALLTSTLSLILMGITTNIICITLFSVTFVAGIAFAIPSVISKVGMTVKHNQGFFLSVNTVILFMGTAIAPILMIYIAKLPQYFLMFVSIACIGFVSFIVSLLMPKDESVY from the coding sequence TTGGAGGAACAACGTCATTATAATCTTATCACTACGATTCTATTTTTCTCAGGAATTATCGTTATGGGTAGTTTATATACTGCACTTCCACTTACAGCAGCATTTGCACATTCCTTTCATATACCCCAATCGGTAGCCACATTAAATGGTGTCATTTTTTCAATTATGTATTCAATAAGTTGTTTGTTTTATGGAACGATTTCCGACAAATATGGAAGAATTAAAACCATTTTAATAGGTTTGAGTGGATTGACCATCATTTGTTTTATTATCGGATTTGTACAATCATTTTCACTATTACTCATTATGCGTGCAATACAAGGTATATTCGCTGCAACCTTTTCTCCAGTAGCAATCACGTATACGACAGAAACATACCCTGCTAAAAAAAGGGTGACTGCAATTAGTTTTATTAGTACTAGTTTCATGTTATCGGGGGTATTAGGGCAGAACTTAAGTGAACTCATTGTTCATCATCTTAACTGGCATTGGGTATATTTCACTTTAACTGTATTATATTTGTGCTTAATATTTGTTATTTACCGCTATGTACCAGAAAGCCCACGTCGAAATGCGGATGTACAATTACTTAAATTCTTTAATAACTTTAAAGATTTCCGTGATAATCTAAAAGTTTTATACTGTTTATTCATCTCATTTACATTATTAATTATGTTTATCAGTATGTATGCCATTTTAAATTTATACATTTTATCAGATAAAGTAAATGGAGATATGTCTACAGCATCATTAGTAAAATTATTTGGTGTGATAGGGATGTTGGTATCGTTGTTAGGAGGCCGTTTAAGTGGCAGAATAGGTATTAAGCGTGTGATCTCACTTGCCTTACTTACAAGTACGTTATCACTTATATTGATGGGAATCACGACAAATATTATTTGTATCACATTATTTAGTGTTACATTTGTTGCTGGTATTGCATTTGCGATTCCATCAGTCATTTCGAAGGTAGGTATGACTGTTAAACATAATCAAGGATTCTTTTTATCAGTCAATACTGTCATATTATTCATGGGAACAGCAATTGCACCCATTTTAATGATTTATATCGCTAAGTTACCACAATATTTCTTAATGTTTGTTTCAATCGCATGTATTGGTTTTGTTTCATTTATTGTATCGTTATTAATGCCTAAAGATGAAAGTGTATATTAA
- a CDS encoding tyrosine-protein phosphatase, translating to MIDIHNHILVNMDDGPKTKQAMIQLLTQAKKEGITGIIATPHHLNPKFKNSFQDVSLTLAEMRKVPEIKDLGIELFPGQEVRLTEAMIKEIEYGSIQGLNKARYLLIELPFGDVPDNANRLCNELQTLGYIPIIAHPERNKAIAKNPYLLYELISNGAMSQLTASSLLGDFGRSAQKLSLRFIECHLAHFIASDAHSVEHRPFVLKQLFDERKLMPYRNKIEEMIENAKAIVNNEAVYSDKPCEPEMMRRFLRWF from the coding sequence ATGATCGATATTCATAACCATATATTGGTTAATATGGATGATGGACCAAAAACGAAACAAGCCATGATTCAGTTGCTTACTCAAGCTAAAAAAGAAGGTATCACAGGCATTATAGCTACACCACACCATCTAAATCCTAAATTTAAGAATAGCTTTCAAGATGTTTCTTTGACATTAGCAGAAATGAGAAAAGTACCAGAAATTAAAGACTTAGGTATCGAATTATTTCCAGGTCAAGAAGTAAGGCTAACAGAAGCAATGATTAAGGAAATTGAATATGGCAGCATACAAGGATTAAATAAAGCACGTTATTTATTGATTGAACTACCATTTGGTGATGTACCAGACAATGCTAATCGACTGTGTAATGAATTACAAACTCTAGGATATATACCAATCATAGCGCATCCAGAACGTAATAAAGCAATTGCCAAAAATCCGTATCTATTGTATGAGTTGATTAGTAACGGAGCAATGAGTCAATTGACAGCAAGTTCTTTGTTAGGTGATTTCGGAAGAAGTGCTCAAAAATTATCATTACGTTTTATTGAATGCCATTTAGCACACTTTATAGCATCCGATGCACATTCTGTAGAGCATAGACCTTTTGTATTAAAACAATTATTTGATGAACGTAAGTTAATGCCTTATAGAAATAAAATAGAAGAAATGATTGAAAATGCTAAAGCTATCGTGAACAATGAAGCTGTTTATTCGGATAAACCATGTGAGCCGGAGATGATGAGACGATTTCTAAGATGGTTTTAA